The Coccinella septempunctata chromosome 6, icCocSept1.1, whole genome shotgun sequence genome segment TGCTTTGAACAGGTTAGCGTGTAGTTTGACTCGAACTAGTGGCACTGTGTTAGAAAAACACTTTGTGTGTATCCTTTTGTTGATTGTGTATCTGTTGGTTCTCTATATTTGACCATAGGTTTTCCTTGACTTCAGAATGAAGCTAGTATATATCCAGCTCGTCATAAAGGTAGGTTAACTATTGTAAAGATGTAAATAAACAATGTAACTAATGTAAAATTTGGCGTGAAATTGGTTCATCATTCTTTTCCTGATTGAGATGACAAAATATTCAATGAAAGATTTCATAATCTTTGTATGTATTCATTCATATTTAAAGTTTTCTAGAAAATATAAATACATGTACTGTTAGTGACGTAGGTAAGGAAACGACGCCCTTGGTTCATCTATATACCATAGGCGGAACAAGTAGTGGGACTATGAATAGCAGCCACATCCcaaatgtaattcagtttcttcacttccataaatttttttcagttacgTTCAACTGGGAGGATCCCCTCAATTTAGAGTCGCAGCTTACTCAAGATGAGAAGATCATCAGAGACTCCTTCAGATCATATTGTCAAGAGAAATTGTTACCAAGGGTGGTCCAAGCGAATCGACATGAGGGTATGTTTTTCCCACGCAACTCAAAAAGTTTTCAAGCCATGAAAGGTCCTATATTTTTCCTGCAGTTTTCGACACGGATACCTTGAAGGAACTAGGAGAATTAGGAGCACTAGGTTGTACGATTAAAGGCTATGGATGTGCTGGGATATCCAACGTGGCCTATGGACTTTTAGCCAGAGAAATAGAAGCTGTTGACAGCAGTTACCGTTCATCTCTCAGCGTACAGTCTTCTCTAGTCATGTCCTCGATTGACCAATTTGGTTCTGAGGAGCAAAAGGAGAAATATCTTCCGAAACTCGGTGAGTATccgaaaataatattgaatttttcttttaCTTTTCATCAAGAGTATCACTGTGTGTACGCCCCTTAATTTATCGCCCTGTACGTTAGGATATAGGATTACTGCCAATAAATTAGCAAGGCCCGGCGCTTTATCCTATCAGTTCCTCATCAGACCGTTGATGGATATCGTCAGCTTCAATTTGCAGCATATCGATTTCTCTTGGTCCCAAGTCTTCTTACATTCCTGCGAATCTGAAAGCAACCGGAGCGGACTACAGCCGGCACGAAGGGTTAATAGACCATACAGGTCCTATTTTTAGAACTGCGAAGCGTTGTTTTTCACCTCTTCATTTGATTCAAGGCACGTATTAACATCAGAATTCATGTGAGCGAGTTTCAGCGTGGAGTTTCTTCAGGCCAGGGTTGTTTGTTTGATACGCACATGTCTGGGAGGTCTGGACTGTTTGAATCCACTTGTCGGCGAACAATAGATATTTATTAGTTGCTTTGATACACCTCAACACAAATTTCGATGTAGAACAGATCTTGAAAACCAAATTGCATAATTTGTTACGAATTGCAATTTCGGAAATAAAAGTCCCCGATTTTTCATCTTAATTTTTCTGTTAATTACATAAAAATAAGAGCTAGGTACTGTTAATTTTCAGGGTAGATTCAAGGTAAAGTGCGTTAACAGACAATGGAGTAAGAAGCAACtgacatttttcttcaaaataaaaatacctCATTTTCACAGTGTCaactaaatttttttcacttcaatttttgTTATAGCTAAAGGAGAACTTATTGGCAGTTTCGGCCTAACAGAACCTGACTATGGTAGTGACGCAGGAGGCATGGAAACAAAAGCAATTTTTGATTCCAAAACGAAGACATACTTGTTATCCGGGAGCAAAACATGGTAAACAAAACTTTTTTATAATGGAGATTATattcatttctgaaattaaattcatAATCTTGTGAATGATCTAAAAAATAACGTCATTGATGTCTTTATTTATCAGAGACTCACCTTTGAGCTACGTCGGGAAGctccataaatactagggctaatctagacacggaaatacaaaacggtatcaattcggcatcacgggcattctggaagctaaaggaaagagtgtttcaaaatcacgacctcactctgaagaccaagacagctgtttacaaagcagtggtcctcccaacgcttctttacggaagcgaaagctggacgccctacaggcgacatattaaacacctTGAGCAAACGCAGcgacgtcatctaagacagataatgcacatcagatggttccacaaagtttcgaatgcagaagtcttgcaacgggcgagttgtacaacaattgagactcaagtaacgagggcccgactcagatggagcggccacattctgaggatgcaagacacaaggctccccaaaatagctctatatggcgaattcactgagggagcccggaaaccaggaggccagtataagcggtttaaggatacactacatcaatccctaaaattagttaatgccaatcataactgcgaacaactagcgtcagacaggtcacagtggagttctttggtacacagttacaatggagaatcgagaaggatacagcggcggccagatccggttggtgactatccatgccctgactgtggaaggatctgcaggttacggttgggtctcttcagtcacaggagggcacacagtcgtaactagccctaagaaattacaagtctgctcgaaatttttttttcttctttttgtagatttattcccggtaacgggatacagctaTGAATGAATGACGTCGTATCTCACCTCCATAAATGccatcaaataattgattctttgaaaagctgaagaagaaaaacgaATGGTTCTTGTACAAGTCAATGCTCCCAAAACAACAGTTTTTCCACGAAAAATTCAATTCGTGCATGACTTCTGACTTTATAATGGTGGATCAGGTGTTTCAGCCTAATGAGTCAACCATCCGTCTTGGCGTTAAATGTCAACTCTTCTGTCTGTTGCCAACGCTGTCAAGCCAGCTATACTTATCATAGGACTAAATTCTTCTGCATCAACCTTATCACACCAAAACTTGAATAGAGCAGAATGATTGACTGCCAACTCAAACAGTCAGCCTACTACTATTGATACAACATTGATATGCCTAAGTGACAGAGAACACCCAGTATTCATGAATTTATTCTAGGGACTTTCTAGGGGGATATATTTGTTCAATTCAGGATAAATATCGCATGCTGCAAATACAGCCACAATCACGTTGGCTCATTTTGAAGGCTATTATGTCTTCCCATCTTGCAACCATATAACTTGGTCTGGGACTCCATGGGAATAAGATTACTCCATTTACCCCATGATCCATATACTCTAAACGCTCTTCAACATGTGGTACAAGTTCCTAGGATGAGAGGAGTAGGTCCCAACGTGTTTCTGGGTACATAAGACCTCGTggtcttataaattttttcttttcttcctacAAGGCACTTGGTTCATACACTCCTGGAACTTCTGTTAATAAAAAACCTTGAAATGTTGTAGGGATAACGAACAAATTCATCGTCCACCATTTTGACAAATCCTCTTCAAAATTTCAGGATCTCGCATGCTCCAGTAGCGGACgttttcattatatgggcaAAATTAGACGGCAAAGTGAATGGTTTCATACTGGACAGAAAGCACCAGACCGAGGACAGTCTAAAAACACCCAAGATAGAAGGAAAACTGTCCCTGAGGATATCATCCACAGGTATGGTCCTGATGAACAACGCCATCTGCCCCGAAGAAAATAGGTTACCAAACGTGGTTGGCATGAAAGGACCTCTCAGTTGCCTAACCAACGCCAGGTATGGCATCGCTTGGGGTACCATGGGAGCAGCAGAGTCCTGTTTGAGGTTAGCAAGAGATTACACGTTGGAGAGGAAGCAGTTCAACAAGCCCCTTGCGGCCAACCAGCTCATGCAGAAGAAAATGGCGGATATGATGACTGAAATAGCGTTAGGGTTGCAAGCTTGCTTGCATGTTGGGAGACTGAAAGACCAGAACATGTAAGTTTGCCAAAGCTGAAAGGTACATAATTTATCTTCTCacaattttgttttgttctacTCCAGGCACTGCCCAGAGATGATATCCCTTCTCAAGAGGAACAATGCTGGAAAAGCTCTGGAAATCGCCAGGGTAGCTAGAGATATGCTTGGTGGAAATGGTATTCATGATGAATATCACATAATGAGACATATGATCAATTTAGAAACTGTCAATACTTATGAAGGCAAGTAGTGTGGCTTTTATTTTTACTCCAGAACAGATAATCTGTAGTAGATCTTACTGACATGTTTGTTGATTGTTGATTCATCTCTCTAATTTTTCAGGGACACACGATATACATGCCTTGATACTGGGAAAATCTATAACTGGAATAGCCGCATTCTAAACTGTGAAATATTATCAATAAAATGATCCTAAAGTTACTTGTGTTTTCATTATGCTTTCAGTTATGTTTTACAttgatgaaatatgaaaaaaacaatAGACCGTTTAATTAAATTGGCATCGAATCAACTGCCgtatcaaaaacaaattcagTCATATATTTGAAGAACTTTTTATAGATGATC includes the following:
- the LOC123315548 gene encoding glutaryl-CoA dehydrogenase, mitochondrial, with protein sequence MSALNRLACSLTRTSGTVLEKHFVSSIYPARHKVTFNWEDPLNLESQLTQDEKIIRDSFRSYCQEKLLPRVVQANRHEVFDTDTLKELGELGALGCTIKGYGCAGISNVAYGLLAREIEAVDSSYRSSLSVQSSLVMSSIDQFGSEEQKEKYLPKLAKGELIGSFGLTEPDYGSDAGGMETKAIFDSKTKTYLLSGSKTWISHAPVADVFIIWAKLDGKVNGFILDRKHQTEDSLKTPKIEGKLSLRISSTGMVLMNNAICPEENRLPNVVGMKGPLSCLTNARYGIAWGTMGAAESCLRLARDYTLERKQFNKPLAANQLMQKKMADMMTEIALGLQACLHVGRLKDQNMHCPEMISLLKRNNAGKALEIARVARDMLGGNGIHDEYHIMRHMINLETVNTYEGTHDIHALILGKSITGIAAF